The following are from one region of the Stigmatella ashevillena genome:
- a CDS encoding sensor histidine kinase — MWRKRFPTLAAMGIGLAVLTAGLLFLHGIFLREREGGRRTLEAQRRALEQYARQALTDSLRRALEEASPRIEQAEANPLMADTEVLLFRAGHQRLPRTAAPRGDDRRPAQALHAALEAQGPLALAAQEEPGSPWAERLLLMGHFLEAQRAGGRPAVERTFREWLAHRSSFVLPVVKETTGALWLLERFQAEGQPEPTLMHALLRDGLQGLSGSRIEGVQRILLERQEAFERSDFAFLRERIARLAELTHVAAADFNARAEAGPGARVALVFPLEEPQLRADGWYVEPSGPEGARGVRVSATGLVETVRQEMRERGLLEEDDGLTVSQADTPTPVSLLAVFLESPRLATAAGALESGYRLKALLLGWSGALALALVGLAVLAHERKVRFLALRSEFISTVSHELRTPLSAIRVMAETLERRVGGTPGAGSYPSRIISEADALSLLVENILTYNRLERGRWEAQREQVPLETLIQRVVEDTGAQNTTAVALKTDGLTGVSVAGDPELLRMLFSNLVSNACRYTARSPVALHVEARQGGATVVRVGDNGVGIPLESWETVFEDFRRLRQEGLPARGGSGLGLAICRRIMSLHGGSLRIAASSPEGTTFELTFPSA; from the coding sequence ATGTGGCGCAAGCGCTTTCCCACGCTCGCGGCCATGGGCATCGGGCTCGCGGTGCTCACCGCCGGCCTGCTCTTCCTGCATGGCATCTTCCTGCGTGAGCGTGAGGGAGGACGGCGCACGCTGGAGGCCCAGCGCCGGGCGCTCGAGCAGTATGCACGGCAGGCCTTGACGGACTCGTTGCGGCGGGCGCTGGAGGAGGCCAGTCCCCGCATCGAGCAGGCCGAAGCCAACCCGCTCATGGCGGACACGGAGGTGCTGCTGTTCCGCGCGGGACACCAGCGTTTGCCGCGAACCGCCGCGCCCCGTGGGGATGACCGGAGGCCCGCCCAGGCACTCCATGCCGCCCTGGAGGCGCAAGGGCCGTTGGCGCTGGCCGCCCAGGAAGAGCCGGGCAGCCCTTGGGCGGAGCGGCTGCTGCTGATGGGACATTTCCTCGAGGCCCAGAGGGCCGGCGGACGTCCGGCCGTCGAGCGCACCTTCCGGGAGTGGCTGGCCCACCGCTCGAGCTTCGTGCTGCCCGTGGTGAAAGAGACGACGGGCGCCCTCTGGCTCCTGGAGCGATTCCAGGCCGAGGGGCAACCCGAGCCCACGTTGATGCATGCCCTCCTCCGCGATGGGCTCCAGGGACTGAGCGGCTCCCGCATCGAAGGCGTCCAGCGCATCCTCCTGGAGCGCCAGGAGGCGTTCGAGCGCTCCGACTTCGCATTTCTCCGCGAACGCATCGCCCGGTTGGCCGAGCTGACCCACGTGGCCGCCGCCGACTTCAACGCGCGCGCGGAGGCGGGACCCGGGGCACGCGTTGCGCTCGTGTTCCCGCTGGAAGAGCCGCAGCTCCGGGCGGATGGCTGGTACGTCGAGCCCTCGGGGCCAGAGGGGGCTCGGGGCGTGCGGGTGAGCGCCACCGGGCTCGTCGAGACGGTCCGGCAGGAGATGCGAGAGCGGGGACTTCTGGAGGAGGACGATGGACTGACGGTGTCCCAGGCGGACACGCCCACGCCGGTTTCCCTCCTGGCCGTCTTCCTGGAATCCCCCCGCCTGGCCACGGCCGCCGGCGCGCTGGAGTCCGGGTACCGTCTCAAGGCGCTTCTGCTGGGATGGAGCGGTGCACTGGCATTGGCCCTCGTCGGGCTCGCGGTACTGGCGCATGAGCGGAAGGTTCGATTCCTGGCGCTGCGCTCGGAGTTCATCTCCACCGTGTCTCACGAGCTGCGCACGCCGCTGTCCGCCATCCGCGTGATGGCCGAGACCCTGGAGCGCCGGGTAGGAGGCACACCGGGCGCGGGCAGCTATCCGTCGCGCATCATCTCCGAGGCGGATGCGCTGAGCCTGCTGGTGGAGAACATCCTCACCTACAACCGGCTGGAGAGGGGGCGATGGGAGGCCCAGCGCGAGCAGGTGCCCCTGGAGACGCTGATCCAGCGCGTCGTGGAGGACACAGGCGCCCAGAACACCACCGCCGTGGCCCTGAAGACAGACGGACTGACGGGTGTCTCCGTCGCGGGAGATCCCGAGCTCTTGCGGATGCTGTTCTCCAATCTCGTCTCCAATGCCTGCCGCTACACGGCGCGCTCCCCCGTGGCGTTGCACGTGGAAGCGCGCCAGGGCGGCGCCACGGTGGTGAGGGTGGGCGACAACGGGGTGGGCATCCCCCTGGAGAGCTGGGAGACTGTCTTCGAGGACTTCCGCCGGCTCCGGCAGGAGGGCCTGCCCGCGCGAGGAGGCAGTGGCCTGGGACTGGCCATCTGCCGGAGAATCATGTCCCTGCACGGCGGAAGCCTCCGCATCGCCGCCTCGAGTCCCGAGGGCACCACGTTCGAGCTCACCTTCCCCTCCGCATGA
- a CDS encoding vWA domain-containing protein, whose product MSLTLQKLARAALSAVWVLILGAGCALAPPPSQRAVTDGDSDQGVAEYVTEQVVVSGSVQSSGTRPPPPRPPPKNERAAEFSRVAVVNGKPFADMYFKHYGVNPTIDTEEENVSTFSVDVDSASYALARSYLSRNHLPAEEAIRVEEFVNAFRYDYKDPGAEAFGVQVEAFPSPNRQGYHLLHVGLQGQKVNATERLPAHLVFTIDVSGSMNMENRLELVKRSLALLVEKLDSRDTLAIVVYGDSARTVLEPTRIMDRSRIMEAINALRPEGSTNVQAGLEVAYAIAASQVREGAISRVILCSDGVANNGITQADSIFQSVKAYARQGVRLTTVGFGMGNYNDELMERLSHVGDGQYAYVDALPEARRLFVEQFTGTLQLIARDVKVQVEFDPERVSRYRLIGFENRMLNKEDFTNDRVDAGDIGAGHTVTALYEVKFREGQAHGASSFATLRIRYKAPSTRLEEGQSREIQEALTTSLVRHSLEAASGPAQLSAVVALFAEKLRGSYWVRNLTYHHLMRLWQQLPERVRTRDEVSELRQLIQQARALDGRLDKFEKEAPVATMDFDHVPVVR is encoded by the coding sequence ATGTCTCTGACCCTTCAGAAGCTCGCGCGGGCCGCGCTCTCGGCCGTCTGGGTGCTCATCCTCGGGGCGGGCTGCGCGCTCGCCCCTCCTCCCTCGCAGAGGGCAGTCACAGACGGAGACTCGGACCAGGGCGTCGCCGAGTACGTGACCGAGCAGGTGGTCGTCTCCGGCAGCGTCCAGTCCTCGGGGACCCGCCCCCCGCCTCCGCGGCCTCCTCCGAAGAATGAGCGGGCCGCGGAGTTCTCGCGCGTGGCGGTCGTGAACGGCAAGCCGTTCGCGGACATGTACTTCAAGCACTACGGGGTGAACCCCACCATCGACACGGAGGAGGAGAATGTCTCCACCTTCTCCGTCGATGTGGACAGCGCCTCCTATGCCCTGGCGCGCTCATACCTCTCGCGCAACCACCTCCCCGCGGAGGAGGCCATCCGCGTGGAGGAGTTCGTCAACGCCTTCCGCTACGACTACAAGGACCCGGGGGCGGAGGCCTTCGGGGTGCAGGTGGAGGCCTTTCCTTCGCCCAACCGCCAGGGCTACCACCTGCTGCACGTGGGCCTCCAAGGCCAGAAGGTGAATGCCACCGAGCGCCTTCCCGCCCACCTCGTCTTCACGATCGACGTGTCGGGGTCCATGAACATGGAGAACCGCCTCGAGTTGGTGAAGCGCTCCCTGGCATTGCTGGTGGAGAAGCTCGACTCGCGCGACACCCTGGCCATCGTCGTGTACGGCGACAGTGCCCGCACGGTGCTCGAGCCCACCCGTATCATGGACCGTTCGCGCATCATGGAGGCCATCAACGCCCTCCGCCCCGAGGGGTCCACCAACGTTCAGGCGGGACTGGAAGTGGCCTATGCCATCGCCGCGAGCCAGGTGCGAGAGGGCGCCATCAGCCGCGTCATCCTCTGCTCGGACGGGGTGGCCAACAACGGCATCACCCAGGCGGACAGCATCTTCCAGTCCGTGAAGGCGTACGCCCGGCAGGGTGTCCGGCTCACCACGGTGGGCTTCGGGATGGGCAACTACAACGATGAGCTGATGGAGCGGCTGTCCCACGTCGGGGACGGACAGTACGCCTACGTGGACGCACTGCCCGAGGCGCGGCGGCTCTTCGTCGAGCAATTCACGGGCACCCTCCAGCTCATCGCCCGGGACGTGAAGGTGCAGGTGGAGTTCGATCCCGAGCGGGTTTCACGCTACCGGCTCATCGGCTTCGAGAACCGCATGCTGAACAAGGAAGACTTCACCAATGACCGGGTGGATGCGGGCGACATCGGGGCGGGACACACGGTCACGGCCCTCTACGAGGTGAAGTTCCGCGAGGGCCAGGCGCATGGCGCATCCTCCTTCGCCACGCTGCGCATCCGGTACAAGGCTCCTTCCACCCGGCTGGAGGAGGGCCAGTCGCGGGAAATCCAAGAGGCGCTGACCACCTCCCTGGTCCGCCACAGCCTGGAAGCGGCGTCCGGGCCCGCGCAGCTCTCGGCGGTGGTGGCGCTGTTCGCGGAGAAGCTGCGGGGCTCGTACTGGGTGCGCAACCTCACCTACCACCACCTGATGCGCCTGTGGCAGCAGCTCCCCGAGCGCGTTCGCACGCGCGACGAGGTGAGCGAGCTGCGCCAGCTCATCCAGCAAGCCCGGGCCCTCGATGGCCGCTTGGACAAGTTCGAGAAGGAAGCGCCCGTGGCCACCATGGATTTCGATCACGTCCCGGTGGTGCGCTAG
- a CDS encoding extracellular catalytic domain type 1 short-chain-length polyhydroxyalkanoate depolymerase — protein MRLLRLGCLVGGLLALNGLGCGAPAQSETTPEEPLELGTAGSALTQVASFGSNPGALKMYKYVPANLPANAPLVVAMHGCTQTASGYELTGWSALADVLKFAVVYPEQQRANNQNNCFNWFELGDVARGQGEALSIKQMVDTMRTEHGIDPSRVFVTGLSAGGAMTHVMAAAYPDVFAGAAVMAGLPYKCATSMTNAFTCMSPGVDKTPAQWKDLVRGAYTGYTGAYPRISLWHGTSDYTVKNSNQTEGLEQWTAVHGIDMTEDVSETVSGALHKVYKDAAGKALVETYSLSGMGHGTPIDPAFKFPGSTVGCGTAGAYVLDTDICSTWYVAKFFGLDNNTSDTVAPTVSLTSPAPGASVSGTVQVTANASDNTGVSKVEFFIDNVPVGSDTTTPYAYSWNSATATSGTHVLTAKASDAAGNVTTSSAVTVTVTGGVSDTTPPTVSLTSPNAGASVTGTVSVTASASDNTGVTRVDFFIDGALVGQGVPSQPTGTYAYTWNTASASAGSHSLQARAYDAAGNTASSSSVTVTVVSGAAAFTERFSQNGPDNTGWTLTEWALDASDQAGASGSKSILGSAVPAFNTVTRTASLSVTVPANAKLTYWRKLDLYGANIMASATFRVVVTNGTDQVVDTVTKSGLGAVTESTWTQRAGIDLSAYAQQTVTLKFVVTATDTGSTISRAKAWVDSITLAP, from the coding sequence ATGCGACTGCTGCGTCTTGGATGTCTCGTCGGCGGGCTTCTTGCCCTGAACGGTCTCGGGTGCGGAGCCCCCGCGCAGTCTGAAACAACTCCGGAGGAGCCCCTGGAGCTCGGCACGGCCGGGAGCGCGCTAACCCAGGTGGCCAGCTTCGGAAGCAACCCGGGCGCCCTGAAGATGTACAAGTACGTTCCGGCCAACCTGCCCGCGAATGCCCCGCTCGTGGTGGCCATGCACGGATGTACGCAGACAGCCAGCGGCTATGAGCTCACCGGATGGAGCGCCCTGGCCGACGTGCTCAAGTTCGCCGTCGTCTACCCGGAACAACAACGCGCCAACAACCAGAACAACTGTTTCAACTGGTTCGAGCTTGGGGACGTGGCCCGGGGCCAGGGAGAAGCGCTCTCCATCAAGCAGATGGTCGACACGATGAGGACCGAGCACGGCATCGATCCCAGCCGTGTCTTCGTCACCGGCCTGTCCGCGGGCGGCGCCATGACGCACGTCATGGCCGCCGCTTACCCCGACGTCTTCGCCGGCGCCGCGGTGATGGCGGGCCTTCCCTACAAGTGCGCGACCTCGATGACCAACGCCTTCACCTGCATGAGCCCGGGCGTGGACAAGACACCCGCGCAGTGGAAGGACCTCGTGCGCGGCGCCTACACCGGCTACACCGGTGCCTACCCGCGAATCTCTCTCTGGCACGGCACGTCCGACTACACCGTGAAGAACTCCAACCAGACGGAAGGGCTGGAGCAATGGACGGCGGTCCACGGCATCGACATGACCGAGGACGTCTCCGAGACGGTCTCCGGCGCCCTCCACAAGGTCTACAAGGACGCGGCCGGCAAGGCGCTGGTGGAGACGTACTCCCTCTCTGGCATGGGGCACGGCACCCCCATTGACCCGGCCTTCAAGTTCCCCGGCTCGACGGTGGGCTGTGGCACAGCGGGCGCCTATGTCCTGGACACGGACATCTGCTCCACTTGGTATGTGGCGAAGTTCTTCGGGCTCGATAACAACACCTCCGACACGGTGGCGCCCACCGTCAGCCTCACCTCACCGGCCCCCGGCGCCTCCGTGAGCGGAACCGTCCAGGTGACCGCCAACGCCTCGGACAACACGGGCGTCTCCAAGGTCGAGTTCTTCATCGACAACGTCCCGGTAGGCTCTGATACCACCACGCCCTACGCCTATTCCTGGAACAGCGCCACGGCCACGAGTGGCACCCACGTGCTGACGGCCAAGGCCTCTGACGCAGCGGGCAATGTCACCACCTCCAGCGCCGTCACCGTCACCGTCACCGGAGGCGTCTCCGACACCACGCCCCCCACCGTGAGCCTCACCTCCCCCAATGCCGGTGCATCCGTGACGGGGACCGTCAGCGTCACCGCCTCCGCCTCGGACAACACGGGGGTGACGAGGGTCGACTTCTTCATCGACGGCGCGCTCGTGGGTCAGGGGGTCCCCTCCCAGCCCACCGGGACTTACGCCTACACCTGGAACACCGCGTCCGCGTCCGCGGGGAGCCATTCGCTCCAGGCCCGCGCCTATGACGCAGCGGGCAACACGGCCTCGTCCTCCTCCGTGACCGTGACGGTGGTCTCGGGCGCGGCCGCATTCACCGAGCGCTTCTCCCAGAACGGTCCCGACAACACGGGGTGGACGCTCACGGAGTGGGCGCTGGATGCCAGCGACCAGGCGGGAGCCTCCGGAAGCAAGTCCATCCTCGGCTCCGCCGTCCCGGCCTTCAACACCGTCACCCGGACCGCCAGCCTCTCCGTGACCGTGCCGGCCAACGCGAAGCTGACCTACTGGCGCAAGCTGGACCTCTACGGCGCCAACATCATGGCCTCGGCCACCTTCCGCGTCGTCGTCACCAACGGCACGGACCAGGTGGTGGACACCGTCACCAAGAGCGGCCTCGGCGCCGTGACCGAGTCCACCTGGACGCAGCGGGCAGGCATTGACCTGTCCGCCTACGCCCAGCAGACCGTGACGCTGAAGTTCGTCGTCACCGCGACGGATACGGGGTCGACCATCAGCCGAGCGAAGGCGTGGGTGGACAGCATCACCCTGGCCCCCTAG
- a CDS encoding STAS/SEC14 domain-containing protein has translation MEMSFGPHKLTLMEPDIVRIAINGQMGLKEVRETVFVAEEFKRGKGRIYLIVDASHGAGYSLEARRAIGEEPRLSPYTSVVIIGASTTMRTITALMIRALALLGRMPQGSMVFKDTEEEALAWIAEVRQRHAQES, from the coding sequence ATGGAAATGAGCTTCGGGCCGCACAAGCTGACCCTGATGGAGCCGGACATCGTGCGGATTGCCATCAACGGCCAGATGGGATTGAAGGAGGTGCGCGAGACCGTCTTCGTGGCCGAGGAGTTCAAGCGAGGCAAGGGCCGGATCTACTTGATCGTGGATGCGAGCCATGGCGCCGGCTACTCGCTCGAAGCGCGGCGGGCCATCGGCGAGGAGCCCCGTTTGAGCCCCTACACGAGCGTCGTGATCATCGGTGCCAGCACCACCATGAGAACCATCACCGCCCTGATGATCCGGGCTCTGGCCCTGCTGGGCCGGATGCCCCAAGGGTCCATGGTCTTCAAGGACACCGAGGAAGAAGCCCTGGCCTGGATCGCCGAGGTGCGTCAGCGCCACGCCCAGGAGTCCTGA
- a CDS encoding NAD(P)-dependent oxidoreductase: MRIAFTSRTPEYRLFADRLAALLPAHQVLFLGSQVPADSEPLDAVVTAGGRIPRDVLQRSSLGFVQTIGTGFETVDVQAATELGVWVAHMRASATGNAESVAEHAILLLLALSRQLRTAEQGLRQREWAQPMGSALLGKVACVVGLGDIGTALAVRLQAFGMKVLGVRQDASKGGPPGVRVFGEGELHHALGEADCVVLAVRASARNENLMNEAALAAMKPGALLVNIARGSLLKPEALLAVLRSGHLAGAGLDVFWEEPVDPHHPLLQLPQVIATPHIAGVTDVNMTRSLERVASNLESYARGRRPEFLLNSPAQPRKPLT; encoded by the coding sequence ATGCGCATCGCCTTTACCAGCCGAACCCCCGAGTACCGTCTCTTCGCGGACCGCCTGGCGGCGCTGCTGCCGGCCCATCAGGTGCTCTTCCTGGGAAGCCAGGTGCCCGCGGACTCCGAGCCCCTGGACGCGGTCGTGACGGCAGGGGGCCGCATCCCCCGGGACGTCTTGCAGCGTTCGTCCCTGGGATTCGTCCAGACGATCGGCACGGGTTTCGAGACCGTGGACGTCCAAGCCGCCACGGAGCTGGGCGTATGGGTCGCCCACATGCGGGCATCCGCCACGGGCAACGCCGAGTCGGTCGCCGAGCATGCCATCCTCCTTCTCCTCGCACTCTCCAGGCAGCTCCGGACAGCGGAGCAAGGCCTGCGACAGCGGGAGTGGGCTCAGCCCATGGGCTCGGCGCTCCTGGGCAAGGTGGCCTGTGTCGTCGGCCTGGGCGACATTGGAACCGCCTTGGCGGTGCGCCTTCAAGCCTTCGGGATGAAGGTCCTCGGGGTACGTCAGGACGCGTCAAAAGGAGGCCCCCCCGGGGTCCGCGTCTTCGGAGAGGGCGAGTTGCATCACGCCCTGGGAGAGGCGGATTGCGTCGTGCTCGCCGTCCGTGCCAGCGCACGCAACGAGAACCTCATGAACGAGGCCGCCCTGGCGGCCATGAAACCCGGCGCCCTCCTGGTCAACATCGCGCGCGGCAGTCTGCTGAAGCCAGAGGCATTGCTCGCGGTCCTTCGCTCAGGGCACCTCGCGGGGGCTGGGCTGGACGTCTTCTGGGAAGAGCCGGTGGATCCGCACCACCCCCTTCTGCAACTTCCCCAGGTGATCGCCACCCCTCACATCGCTGGCGTCACCGACGTCAACATGACGCGGAGCCTCGAAAGGGTTGCCAGCAACCTGGAATCCTATGCCCGGGGAAGACGGCCCGAGTTCTTGCTCAACTCGCCTGCCCAGCCGAGGAAACCGCTCACCTGA
- a CDS encoding DODA-type extradiol aromatic ring-opening family dioxygenase: MGQKNEAGLTRRQTLAVAGVAAATGVAALHGVNAPAEEEGSQERRGSSGKDRMPVVFLPHGGGPWPFVEMGIRDQAGFDALVGYLQSVRQLPKLPPKALLVISAHWEEDVPTVMTSERPPILYDYYGFPPESYEITWPAPGQPQVAARVQELLASAGFKTAADSTRGFDHGTFIPLKLTYPAAEIPTVQLSLKRGLDPEEHLAMGRALAPLRDEGIFIVGSGMTFHDLRTMFTRSALGISETFDAWLRETATLEPKERDARLAQWTRAPGARQAHPREEHLLPLMVIAGAAGEERATVPYSSTFMGVRLSAYHFG; the protein is encoded by the coding sequence ATGGGCCAGAAAAACGAAGCAGGCCTCACCCGCCGACAGACCCTCGCGGTCGCAGGGGTGGCCGCCGCGACCGGAGTGGCCGCGCTCCACGGTGTGAATGCACCTGCGGAGGAGGAGGGCTCGCAGGAGCGGCGGGGTTCCTCTGGAAAAGACCGGATGCCAGTCGTGTTCCTGCCGCACGGAGGAGGGCCCTGGCCGTTCGTCGAGATGGGGATCCGAGACCAGGCGGGCTTCGATGCCCTCGTTGGCTATTTGCAGTCGGTGCGGCAACTCCCGAAGTTGCCCCCGAAGGCGCTGCTCGTCATCTCGGCGCACTGGGAAGAGGACGTCCCGACGGTGATGACGTCCGAACGGCCGCCGATCCTGTACGACTATTACGGCTTTCCACCCGAGTCCTACGAAATCACCTGGCCTGCTCCCGGCCAGCCCCAGGTCGCCGCCCGGGTGCAGGAACTGCTCGCCTCGGCGGGCTTCAAGACGGCCGCCGATTCAACGCGGGGTTTCGACCACGGCACGTTCATTCCCCTGAAGCTCACGTATCCCGCCGCCGAGATTCCAACGGTTCAGTTGTCGCTCAAGCGAGGGCTGGATCCCGAGGAGCACCTGGCGATGGGCCGGGCGCTCGCACCTTTGCGAGACGAAGGGATCTTCATCGTGGGAAGTGGCATGACCTTTCACGATCTCAGGACGATGTTCACCCGGAGCGCGCTCGGCATCTCTGAGACCTTCGACGCGTGGCTGCGCGAGACGGCGACGCTGGAACCGAAGGAGCGGGATGCACGGTTGGCGCAGTGGACCCGTGCTCCCGGCGCGCGTCAGGCCCATCCGCGGGAAGAGCACCTGTTGCCCTTGATGGTCATCGCGGGGGCCGCGGGGGAAGAGCGCGCAACGGTTCCGTACAGCAGCACCTTCATGGGGGTCCGGCTGTCCGCGTACCATTTCGGATGA
- a CDS encoding NAD(P)/FAD-dependent oxidoreductase, translating into MKSGTDYDVIIVGGGPAGLSAALLLGRCRRRVLVCDDGNPRNAASPMSHGVFTRDGTPPAELLRLGREQLVPYGVEVRDVHVTEAQSVERGFQVVLAGGTVLRCRRLLLATGVVDELPRIAGIEPFYGRSVWHCPYCDGWETRDQPLAAYGHGHDGAELALGLKTWTDDVILFTDGGAPPSHEHQVLLRREGIPWNEGRIARLEGSGGQLERVVLVSGEALLRRGLFFHTQPRQRSLLAQSLGCAFTRRGAVKTRTLEDTGIPGLYVAGDAARDLQFVIVAAAEGTKAALAINKSLRMEDCPAPNPPRESPFAVPEAEPAQS; encoded by the coding sequence ATGAAGAGTGGCACGGATTACGATGTCATCATCGTCGGGGGAGGTCCCGCCGGCCTGTCCGCCGCATTGCTGCTCGGCCGGTGCAGGCGCCGGGTTCTGGTGTGTGACGATGGGAACCCTCGCAATGCGGCGTCTCCCATGTCGCATGGCGTCTTCACCCGGGATGGGACGCCCCCAGCGGAGCTGCTCCGATTAGGACGTGAGCAACTCGTGCCTTACGGCGTCGAGGTGCGCGACGTTCACGTGACCGAAGCCCAGAGCGTGGAGCGCGGTTTTCAGGTGGTGCTCGCAGGAGGGACCGTGTTGCGCTGCCGACGCCTGCTGCTGGCCACGGGCGTGGTGGACGAGCTGCCACGCATCGCGGGCATCGAGCCATTTTACGGCCGCAGTGTCTGGCACTGCCCCTACTGCGATGGTTGGGAGACACGAGACCAACCACTCGCCGCGTACGGCCATGGCCATGACGGGGCGGAGCTGGCACTCGGTTTGAAGACCTGGACGGACGACGTCATCCTTTTCACGGATGGCGGGGCCCCTCCTTCGCACGAGCACCAGGTGCTGCTCCGCCGGGAAGGCATCCCCTGGAATGAAGGGCGCATCGCGCGGCTGGAAGGTTCGGGCGGACAATTGGAGCGTGTGGTGCTCGTCAGTGGGGAGGCCCTCCTTCGCCGCGGGCTCTTCTTCCACACGCAGCCGCGGCAACGCTCCTTGCTGGCACAGTCGCTGGGATGTGCTTTCACCCGCCGGGGCGCGGTGAAGACGCGCACCTTGGAGGATACCGGCATTCCAGGGCTCTACGTCGCGGGAGATGCCGCCCGCGACTTGCAGTTCGTGATCGTCGCTGCGGCGGAAGGCACCAAGGCGGCCTTGGCCATCAACAAGTCACTGCGCATGGAGGACTGCCCGGCCCCCAATCCTCCGCGCGAGTCTCCCTTCGCGGTTCCGGAGGCCGAGCCCGCGCAATCCTGA
- a CDS encoding M48 family metalloprotease, producing MSSVSKAPGDIVRAAGKTANTIIDNPECEKLKADIPIQEEYSLGGAVALTWVRRGGGLMLANADEKQLHQYINTVGRNLAAQSPRPTLQWTFGVLLDPEAFDAVSAPGGYVFLTRGLLQGVDNEAQLAGVLAHEIAHITLKHALTRYGDTKATQCKVNALKLRLDSLTDKVVDSIVANGFGKEDEFSADELAVHLLVSAGYEPQEYIDFLGKIPDSRRGFANHPRKADRVKRLVTLLEESQKPSENFTDLPAGTQGLVKPPLPPTFAVVKTRVPPRAK from the coding sequence ATGTCAAGCGTGTCAAAAGCGCCCGGGGACATTGTGCGCGCAGCAGGGAAGACCGCGAACACGATCATCGACAATCCCGAGTGCGAGAAGCTGAAGGCCGACATTCCCATCCAGGAGGAGTACTCCTTGGGAGGCGCGGTGGCCCTCACCTGGGTGCGCCGTGGCGGCGGGCTCATGCTGGCCAACGCCGACGAGAAGCAGCTGCACCAGTACATCAACACCGTGGGGCGCAACCTGGCCGCGCAGTCGCCCCGCCCCACGTTGCAGTGGACCTTTGGTGTTCTTCTGGATCCCGAAGCCTTCGACGCGGTCTCTGCGCCAGGTGGCTACGTCTTCCTCACCCGAGGCCTGCTCCAGGGAGTGGACAACGAAGCCCAGCTCGCAGGAGTGCTCGCGCACGAGATCGCCCACATCACGCTCAAGCATGCGCTGACCCGCTATGGCGATACCAAGGCGACCCAATGCAAGGTGAACGCATTGAAGCTCCGCCTGGACTCGCTGACGGACAAGGTCGTGGACTCCATCGTCGCCAATGGCTTCGGCAAAGAGGACGAGTTCTCCGCGGACGAGTTGGCGGTTCACCTCCTCGTCTCCGCGGGTTACGAGCCCCAGGAGTACATCGACTTCCTCGGCAAGATTCCGGACAGCCGCCGGGGCTTTGCCAACCATCCGCGCAAGGCGGATCGGGTGAAGCGGCTGGTCACGCTGCTGGAGGAATCCCAAAAGCCCAGCGAGAACTTCACCGATTTGCCCGCGGGGACGCAAGGCTTGGTGAAGCCTCCGCTGCCGCCCACCTTCGCCGTGGTGAAGACCCGCGTGCCCCCGCGCGCGAAGTAA
- a CDS encoding SH3 domain-containing protein: MSPKARLLAALLVLGASSPALAVPVGGTLYVKARNTRLMASASPTANALAILQPGQEVKWQGADPKNKQWHRVVAGKQQGVVFQSNLATKPPSLELVAQDKAVRQVDPVAFSNSGAAVKGLSKGAIDYGKGKNDPGYEQAMNQLQELEALAEKIGPSELAAHARKAQLFPVVGPQASTKRGGK, from the coding sequence ATGAGCCCAAAAGCACGACTGCTGGCAGCCCTGCTGGTACTGGGGGCCTCGAGCCCTGCGCTGGCCGTCCCCGTGGGAGGCACGCTGTACGTGAAGGCGCGCAACACACGCCTGATGGCCAGCGCCTCCCCCACCGCCAACGCCTTGGCCATTCTCCAGCCAGGACAGGAGGTGAAGTGGCAGGGGGCAGACCCGAAGAACAAGCAATGGCACCGCGTGGTGGCGGGGAAACAGCAAGGCGTGGTGTTCCAATCCAACCTGGCCACGAAGCCCCCCAGCCTGGAGCTGGTTGCCCAAGACAAGGCGGTGAGGCAAGTGGATCCGGTGGCCTTCTCCAACTCCGGAGCAGCGGTGAAGGGACTCAGCAAGGGCGCCATCGACTACGGCAAGGGCAAGAACGACCCGGGCTATGAACAGGCGATGAATCAGCTCCAGGAGTTGGAGGCTCTGGCCGAGAAGATTGGTCCCAGCGAACTCGCCGCGCATGCCCGCAAGGCGCAGTTGTTCCCCGTGGTGGGTCCGCAAGCCTCGACCAAGCGAGGTGGCAAGTGA